One region of Oncorhynchus mykiss isolate Arlee chromosome 8, USDA_OmykA_1.1, whole genome shotgun sequence genomic DNA includes:
- the LOC110529644 gene encoding uncharacterized protein LOC110529644 isoform X5, which produces MRYYTITTGNTMDSHIQFMRQLGGGFIEVMSPEQGDVIMSFCPIVSPAGTDIEAALQQIPEGKDVILVVLHHYFNPDYTVPDSSRLVTRSDVILTVDCLFHESKGGLLNCPRNKAAVGKILNRLNMKPKVVDISMDIPDHRNSPHTFTREMSGMVKFFNCVVGNTLGAHVDLTRHLVIRGGCTEVMPQEESDVIMAFCPIVSRAGTDIEAALQQIPAGKPVILVVLHHTFNPDYTVPDSSRLVTREDVLLTVDCLFHESQGLLECHRNEAAVKEILKKLNIHPEMVCSSVLDCIRADRSSFYVFYSLTGCQRSPFACVVGLIMFIVLLCLVVFLIVFYRKKQ; this is translated from the exons ATGAGGTACTACACCATCACCACTGGCAATACTATGGATTCCCATATCCAGTTTATGAGACAACTTGGAGGAGGCTTCATTGAAGTGATGTCACCAGAGCAGGGTGATGTCATCATGTCTTTCTGTCCCATCGTCTCTCCTGCTGGTACTGATATTGAGGCAGCACTGCAGCAGATTCCAG AGGGTAAAGATGTCATTCTGGTAGTCCTGCATCACTATTTTAACCCAGACTACACTGTACCTGACAGCAGCAGACTAGTGACCAGAAGTGATGTAATACTCACAGTGGACTGTCTGTTCCATGAGAGTAAGGGAGGACTACTGAACTGTCCTCGCAACAAAGCAGCAGTTGGTAAAATTCTGAACCGGCTGAACATGAAGCCAAAG GTGGTAGATATCAGCATGGACATCCCTGATCACAGAAACAGTCCG CATACATTTACTAGAG AGATGTCAGGGATGGTGAAATTCTTCAACTGTGTGGTTGGCAATACCTTGGGTGCTCATGTGGATTTGACAAGACATCTCGTCATCAGAGGAGGCTGTACTGAAGTGATGCCACAAGAGGAGAGTGATGTCATCATGGCTTTCTGTCCCATCGTCTCTCGTGCTGGGACTGATATTGAAGCAGCACTGCAGCAGATTCCTG CTGGTAAACCTGTCATTCTGGTAGTACTGCATCACACCTTCAACCCAGACTACACTGTACCTGACAGCAGCAGACTAGTGACCAGAGAGGATGTATTACTCACAGTGGACTGTCTCTTCCATGAGAGCCAGGGACTATTGGAGTGTCATCGCAATGAAGCAGCAGTCAAAGAGATTCTGAAGAAGCTTAATATACATCCTGAG ATGGTGTGTTCCAGTGTCCTTGATTGCATCAGAGCAGACAGGAGTT CTTTTTATGTTTTCTACTCTCTTACAGGTTGCCAGAGATCACCATTTGCATGTGTTGTTGGGCTCATTATGTTTATTGTTCTTTTGTGTTTGGTGGTAtttttgattgttttttatagaAAGAAACAATGA
- the LOC110529644 gene encoding uncharacterized protein LOC110529644 isoform X1: MYFIVCYMINKYVFPVHSPYISTMERREVPRLMRYYTITTGNTMDSHIQFMRQLGGGFIEVMSPEQGDVIMSFCPIVSPAGTDIEAALQQIPEGKDVILVVLHHYFNPDYTVPDSSRLVTRSDVILTVDCLFHESKGGLLNCPRNKAAVGKILNRLNMKPKVVDISMDIPDHRNSPHTFTREMSGMVKFFNCVVGNTLGAHVDLTRHLVIRGGCTEVMPQEESDVIMAFCPIVSRAGTDIEAALQQIPAGKPVILVVLHHTFNPDYTVPDSSRLVTREDVLLTVDCLFHESQGLLECHRNEAAVKEILKKLNIHPEMVCSSVLDCIRADRSSFYVFYSLTGCQRSPFACVVGLIMFIVLLCLVVFLIVFYRKKQ, encoded by the exons ATGTATTTTATTGTCTGTTACATGATTAATAAATATGTTTTCCCTGTTCACTCCCCTTACATATCTACAATGGAACGCAGAG AGGTGCCAAGGTTGATGAGGTACTACACCATCACCACTGGCAATACTATGGATTCCCATATCCAGTTTATGAGACAACTTGGAGGAGGCTTCATTGAAGTGATGTCACCAGAGCAGGGTGATGTCATCATGTCTTTCTGTCCCATCGTCTCTCCTGCTGGTACTGATATTGAGGCAGCACTGCAGCAGATTCCAG AGGGTAAAGATGTCATTCTGGTAGTCCTGCATCACTATTTTAACCCAGACTACACTGTACCTGACAGCAGCAGACTAGTGACCAGAAGTGATGTAATACTCACAGTGGACTGTCTGTTCCATGAGAGTAAGGGAGGACTACTGAACTGTCCTCGCAACAAAGCAGCAGTTGGTAAAATTCTGAACCGGCTGAACATGAAGCCAAAG GTGGTAGATATCAGCATGGACATCCCTGATCACAGAAACAGTCCG CATACATTTACTAGAG AGATGTCAGGGATGGTGAAATTCTTCAACTGTGTGGTTGGCAATACCTTGGGTGCTCATGTGGATTTGACAAGACATCTCGTCATCAGAGGAGGCTGTACTGAAGTGATGCCACAAGAGGAGAGTGATGTCATCATGGCTTTCTGTCCCATCGTCTCTCGTGCTGGGACTGATATTGAAGCAGCACTGCAGCAGATTCCTG CTGGTAAACCTGTCATTCTGGTAGTACTGCATCACACCTTCAACCCAGACTACACTGTACCTGACAGCAGCAGACTAGTGACCAGAGAGGATGTATTACTCACAGTGGACTGTCTCTTCCATGAGAGCCAGGGACTATTGGAGTGTCATCGCAATGAAGCAGCAGTCAAAGAGATTCTGAAGAAGCTTAATATACATCCTGAG ATGGTGTGTTCCAGTGTCCTTGATTGCATCAGAGCAGACAGGAGTT CTTTTTATGTTTTCTACTCTCTTACAGGTTGCCAGAGATCACCATTTGCATGTGTTGTTGGGCTCATTATGTTTATTGTTCTTTTGTGTTTGGTGGTAtttttgattgttttttatagaAAGAAACAATGA
- the LOC110529644 gene encoding uncharacterized protein LOC110529644 isoform X2, which produces MYFIVCYMINKYVFPVHSPYISTMERREVPRLMRYYTITTGNTMDSHIQFMRQLGGGFIEVMSPEQGDVIMSFCPIVSPAGTDIEAALQQIPEGKDVILVVLHHYFNPDYTVPDSSRLVTRSDVILTVDCLFHESKGGLLNCPRNKAAVGKILNRLNMKPKVVDISMDIPDHRNSPHTFTREMSGMVKFFNCVVGNTLGAHVDLTRHLVIRGGCTEVMPQEESDVIMAFCPIVSRAGTDIEAALQQIPAGKPVILVVLHHTFNPDYTVPDSSRLVTREDVLLTVDCLFHESQGLLECHRNEAAVKEILKKLNIHPEMVCSSVLDCIRADRSCCQRSPFACVVGLIMFIVLLCLVVFLIVFYRKKQ; this is translated from the exons ATGTATTTTATTGTCTGTTACATGATTAATAAATATGTTTTCCCTGTTCACTCCCCTTACATATCTACAATGGAACGCAGAG AGGTGCCAAGGTTGATGAGGTACTACACCATCACCACTGGCAATACTATGGATTCCCATATCCAGTTTATGAGACAACTTGGAGGAGGCTTCATTGAAGTGATGTCACCAGAGCAGGGTGATGTCATCATGTCTTTCTGTCCCATCGTCTCTCCTGCTGGTACTGATATTGAGGCAGCACTGCAGCAGATTCCAG AGGGTAAAGATGTCATTCTGGTAGTCCTGCATCACTATTTTAACCCAGACTACACTGTACCTGACAGCAGCAGACTAGTGACCAGAAGTGATGTAATACTCACAGTGGACTGTCTGTTCCATGAGAGTAAGGGAGGACTACTGAACTGTCCTCGCAACAAAGCAGCAGTTGGTAAAATTCTGAACCGGCTGAACATGAAGCCAAAG GTGGTAGATATCAGCATGGACATCCCTGATCACAGAAACAGTCCG CATACATTTACTAGAG AGATGTCAGGGATGGTGAAATTCTTCAACTGTGTGGTTGGCAATACCTTGGGTGCTCATGTGGATTTGACAAGACATCTCGTCATCAGAGGAGGCTGTACTGAAGTGATGCCACAAGAGGAGAGTGATGTCATCATGGCTTTCTGTCCCATCGTCTCTCGTGCTGGGACTGATATTGAAGCAGCACTGCAGCAGATTCCTG CTGGTAAACCTGTCATTCTGGTAGTACTGCATCACACCTTCAACCCAGACTACACTGTACCTGACAGCAGCAGACTAGTGACCAGAGAGGATGTATTACTCACAGTGGACTGTCTCTTCCATGAGAGCCAGGGACTATTGGAGTGTCATCGCAATGAAGCAGCAGTCAAAGAGATTCTGAAGAAGCTTAATATACATCCTGAG ATGGTGTGTTCCAGTGTCCTTGATTGCATCAGAGCAGACAGGAGTT GTTGCCAGAGATCACCATTTGCATGTGTTGTTGGGCTCATTATGTTTATTGTTCTTTTGTGTTTGGTGGTAtttttgattgttttttatagaAAGAAACAATGA
- the LOC110529644 gene encoding uncharacterized protein LOC110529644 isoform X3 has translation MVQSTMERREVPRLMRYYTITTGNTMDSHIQFMRQLGGGFIEVMSPEQGDVIMSFCPIVSPAGTDIEAALQQIPEGKDVILVVLHHYFNPDYTVPDSSRLVTRSDVILTVDCLFHESKGGLLNCPRNKAAVGKILNRLNMKPKVVDISMDIPDHRNSPHTFTREMSGMVKFFNCVVGNTLGAHVDLTRHLVIRGGCTEVMPQEESDVIMAFCPIVSRAGTDIEAALQQIPAGKPVILVVLHHTFNPDYTVPDSSRLVTREDVLLTVDCLFHESQGLLECHRNEAAVKEILKKLNIHPEMVCSSVLDCIRADRSSFYVFYSLTGCQRSPFACVVGLIMFIVLLCLVVFLIVFYRKKQ, from the exons ATGGTTCA ATCTACAATGGAACGCAGAG AGGTGCCAAGGTTGATGAGGTACTACACCATCACCACTGGCAATACTATGGATTCCCATATCCAGTTTATGAGACAACTTGGAGGAGGCTTCATTGAAGTGATGTCACCAGAGCAGGGTGATGTCATCATGTCTTTCTGTCCCATCGTCTCTCCTGCTGGTACTGATATTGAGGCAGCACTGCAGCAGATTCCAG AGGGTAAAGATGTCATTCTGGTAGTCCTGCATCACTATTTTAACCCAGACTACACTGTACCTGACAGCAGCAGACTAGTGACCAGAAGTGATGTAATACTCACAGTGGACTGTCTGTTCCATGAGAGTAAGGGAGGACTACTGAACTGTCCTCGCAACAAAGCAGCAGTTGGTAAAATTCTGAACCGGCTGAACATGAAGCCAAAG GTGGTAGATATCAGCATGGACATCCCTGATCACAGAAACAGTCCG CATACATTTACTAGAG AGATGTCAGGGATGGTGAAATTCTTCAACTGTGTGGTTGGCAATACCTTGGGTGCTCATGTGGATTTGACAAGACATCTCGTCATCAGAGGAGGCTGTACTGAAGTGATGCCACAAGAGGAGAGTGATGTCATCATGGCTTTCTGTCCCATCGTCTCTCGTGCTGGGACTGATATTGAAGCAGCACTGCAGCAGATTCCTG CTGGTAAACCTGTCATTCTGGTAGTACTGCATCACACCTTCAACCCAGACTACACTGTACCTGACAGCAGCAGACTAGTGACCAGAGAGGATGTATTACTCACAGTGGACTGTCTCTTCCATGAGAGCCAGGGACTATTGGAGTGTCATCGCAATGAAGCAGCAGTCAAAGAGATTCTGAAGAAGCTTAATATACATCCTGAG ATGGTGTGTTCCAGTGTCCTTGATTGCATCAGAGCAGACAGGAGTT CTTTTTATGTTTTCTACTCTCTTACAGGTTGCCAGAGATCACCATTTGCATGTGTTGTTGGGCTCATTATGTTTATTGTTCTTTTGTGTTTGGTGGTAtttttgattgttttttatagaAAGAAACAATGA
- the LOC110529644 gene encoding uncharacterized protein LOC110529644 isoform X4 — translation MVQEVPRLMRYYTITTGNTMDSHIQFMRQLGGGFIEVMSPEQGDVIMSFCPIVSPAGTDIEAALQQIPEGKDVILVVLHHYFNPDYTVPDSSRLVTRSDVILTVDCLFHESKGGLLNCPRNKAAVGKILNRLNMKPKVVDISMDIPDHRNSPHTFTREMSGMVKFFNCVVGNTLGAHVDLTRHLVIRGGCTEVMPQEESDVIMAFCPIVSRAGTDIEAALQQIPAGKPVILVVLHHTFNPDYTVPDSSRLVTREDVLLTVDCLFHESQGLLECHRNEAAVKEILKKLNIHPEMVCSSVLDCIRADRSSFYVFYSLTGCQRSPFACVVGLIMFIVLLCLVVFLIVFYRKKQ, via the exons ATGGTTCA AGAGGTGCCAAGGTTGATGAGGTACTACACCATCACCACTGGCAATACTATGGATTCCCATATCCAGTTTATGAGACAACTTGGAGGAGGCTTCATTGAAGTGATGTCACCAGAGCAGGGTGATGTCATCATGTCTTTCTGTCCCATCGTCTCTCCTGCTGGTACTGATATTGAGGCAGCACTGCAGCAGATTCCAG AGGGTAAAGATGTCATTCTGGTAGTCCTGCATCACTATTTTAACCCAGACTACACTGTACCTGACAGCAGCAGACTAGTGACCAGAAGTGATGTAATACTCACAGTGGACTGTCTGTTCCATGAGAGTAAGGGAGGACTACTGAACTGTCCTCGCAACAAAGCAGCAGTTGGTAAAATTCTGAACCGGCTGAACATGAAGCCAAAG GTGGTAGATATCAGCATGGACATCCCTGATCACAGAAACAGTCCG CATACATTTACTAGAG AGATGTCAGGGATGGTGAAATTCTTCAACTGTGTGGTTGGCAATACCTTGGGTGCTCATGTGGATTTGACAAGACATCTCGTCATCAGAGGAGGCTGTACTGAAGTGATGCCACAAGAGGAGAGTGATGTCATCATGGCTTTCTGTCCCATCGTCTCTCGTGCTGGGACTGATATTGAAGCAGCACTGCAGCAGATTCCTG CTGGTAAACCTGTCATTCTGGTAGTACTGCATCACACCTTCAACCCAGACTACACTGTACCTGACAGCAGCAGACTAGTGACCAGAGAGGATGTATTACTCACAGTGGACTGTCTCTTCCATGAGAGCCAGGGACTATTGGAGTGTCATCGCAATGAAGCAGCAGTCAAAGAGATTCTGAAGAAGCTTAATATACATCCTGAG ATGGTGTGTTCCAGTGTCCTTGATTGCATCAGAGCAGACAGGAGTT CTTTTTATGTTTTCTACTCTCTTACAGGTTGCCAGAGATCACCATTTGCATGTGTTGTTGGGCTCATTATGTTTATTGTTCTTTTGTGTTTGGTGGTAtttttgattgttttttatagaAAGAAACAATGA